One genomic window of Desulfuromonas sp. AOP6 includes the following:
- a CDS encoding EAL domain-containing protein yields MKAHWFPGRLLRSLVLSSFFLLLLASPPLAESTRTILVGGPDNFPPYSFVDPASGEPSGFHVELARAVGAAMGFDVEVRLAPWHQTRQRLDKGELDVIQMMSRTAERELLYDFSPHHTIVNYAIFARRDSPSVQTLADLSGKRIVVNRGDVSHDYLVQQGFDENLALAPSQVEALKLVADGHYDFTLVSRLSGLHWVHSLGLDNMRTVGEPFWDQYGGFAVKKGEEELLARFSEGLAIVKGDGTYQALYDKWLGGLEPSRVPMRDLVRYGIILLAVGLGLTILAALWFWTLRKQVRARTQDLRHEVQEHRRTEAALKQSEERFRLIFDSTGAAMNTLTKDGCFSMVNPRMSSFLGYSEEELLQMAVDDVTYPADREMTHLFYEQVKAGHLQAFDYEKRFVRKSGSVVWGHVTVVWILDDEGHPDHAIAMVQDITDRKHAEELLRQSEERFRTTVNNAPIILWALDADGFFTMSEGRALASMGLKPGEVVGQSVFDLYGDVHQIRHYVSRALGGEEFSARNEVKGRIFETLWSPQKISTGKVMGIIGLSTDVTERAQAESRLRENQERLNYLSYYDPLTHLPNRVLLHDRLQHAIDRARRTGSKLALLFFDLDRFKTINDSMGHAFGDRVLCKVALRLESHTRRADTLSRFGGDKFILLLEDITDIHKVSEIVQQIQFSLTREMALDDLQFYPTASIGISHFPENGDDGDSLIMAAEVAMYRAKELGRNLYQFYMPDMDSHARDRLILEADLRNALEREELLLHYQPQIELQSGTLVGMEALIRWRRGKGDLVPPYSFIPMAEDTGLIVPIGEWVLRTACRQNKLWQDRGCARVPVSVNISARQFRQRDLVDMVKKALEDSALEPRYLHLEITESMIMADINASIAILQELAEMGVHCSIDDFGTGYSSLSYLKRFPISALKIDQSFIRDVTVDANDASIAISIIGLARGMNLNVVAEGVETEEQFDFLKKHGCPQGQGYLFGRPVPPEEIEPCLCGVRSEV; encoded by the coding sequence ATGAAGGCTCACTGGTTCCCTGGTCGACTGCTGCGTTCCCTGGTCTTGTCTTCATTTTTTCTCCTGCTGCTGGCGTCCCCGCCTCTGGCGGAGAGCACCCGTACCATTCTCGTCGGTGGCCCCGACAACTTCCCCCCTTACAGTTTTGTCGATCCCGCCAGCGGGGAGCCGAGCGGATTTCACGTCGAGCTGGCCCGGGCCGTAGGCGCAGCCATGGGCTTCGACGTGGAGGTTCGTCTGGCCCCCTGGCACCAGACCCGCCAACGTCTGGACAAGGGCGAGCTCGACGTGATCCAGATGATGTCGCGTACCGCCGAGCGCGAATTGCTCTACGATTTCAGCCCCCACCATACCATTGTCAACTACGCCATCTTTGCCCGCCGTGATTCCCCTTCCGTGCAGACCCTCGCCGATTTGTCCGGCAAACGTATTGTGGTCAACCGCGGCGATGTCAGTCATGACTATCTGGTTCAGCAGGGGTTCGATGAGAATCTGGCGCTGGCGCCCAGCCAGGTTGAAGCGCTGAAATTGGTGGCCGACGGGCACTATGACTTTACCCTGGTCTCCCGTCTTTCGGGTTTGCACTGGGTTCACAGTCTCGGCCTGGACAACATGCGGACCGTTGGCGAACCTTTCTGGGACCAATACGGCGGCTTTGCCGTCAAAAAGGGGGAGGAAGAGCTGCTGGCCCGATTCAGTGAGGGCCTGGCCATCGTCAAGGGAGATGGCACCTACCAGGCTCTCTATGACAAATGGCTGGGAGGGCTGGAGCCGAGCCGGGTGCCCATGCGCGACCTGGTGCGCTACGGGATTATTTTACTGGCCGTCGGGCTGGGGCTTACCATCCTGGCCGCTCTGTGGTTCTGGACCTTGCGCAAGCAGGTGCGCGCCCGTACCCAGGACCTGCGCCACGAAGTACAGGAACACCGTCGAACGGAAGCAGCCCTTAAGCAAAGCGAAGAACGGTTCCGGCTGATTTTTGATTCGACGGGGGCAGCCATGAACACCTTGACGAAAGACGGCTGCTTTTCCATGGTCAATCCCCGTATGAGCAGTTTTCTTGGCTATTCCGAAGAGGAACTGCTGCAGATGGCGGTGGATGATGTCACCTACCCCGCCGACAGGGAAATGACCCACCTTTTTTATGAGCAGGTCAAGGCGGGTCATCTGCAGGCTTTTGATTATGAGAAGCGTTTCGTTCGCAAATCGGGGAGCGTGGTTTGGGGTCATGTCACCGTTGTCTGGATTCTGGATGATGAAGGGCATCCCGATCATGCCATCGCCATGGTGCAGGACATCACGGATCGCAAGCATGCCGAAGAGCTGCTGCGTCAGAGCGAGGAACGCTTCCGTACTACCGTCAACAATGCGCCGATCATCCTCTGGGCCCTGGATGCCGACGGGTTCTTCACCATGTCGGAAGGGCGCGCTCTGGCCAGCATGGGCCTGAAACCGGGCGAAGTGGTGGGACAGTCGGTTTTCGACCTTTACGGTGATGTCCACCAGATCCGGCATTACGTCAGCAGAGCCCTGGGGGGTGAAGAATTCTCCGCCCGCAATGAGGTTAAGGGACGGATCTTTGAAACCCTGTGGAGCCCGCAGAAAATCTCCACGGGAAAGGTCATGGGCATTATCGGCCTTTCCACCGACGTCACCGAAAGGGCCCAGGCGGAAAGCCGCCTGCGTGAAAACCAGGAGCGCCTGAACTATCTCTCCTATTACGATCCCTTGACCCATCTGCCCAACCGGGTGCTGCTGCATGATCGCCTGCAGCATGCCATTGACAGGGCGCGGCGCACGGGCAGCAAGCTGGCCCTGCTCTTCTTCGACCTCGACCGCTTTAAAACCATCAACGATTCCATGGGGCATGCCTTTGGCGACCGCGTGTTGTGCAAGGTCGCTCTGCGGCTTGAATCTCACACCCGGCGGGCCGATACCCTCTCCCGCTTCGGCGGCGACAAGTTCATTCTGCTGCTTGAAGATATCACCGATATCCACAAGGTTTCGGAGATCGTCCAGCAGATCCAGTTCAGCCTGACCCGGGAGATGGCGCTGGACGATCTGCAGTTTTATCCGACGGCGAGTATCGGTATCAGTCATTTTCCCGAAAATGGCGACGACGGCGACAGCCTGATCATGGCGGCCGAGGTCGCCATGTACCGGGCCAAGGAACTGGGACGCAATCTTTATCAGTTCTATATGCCCGATATGGATTCCCATGCCCGCGATCGCCTGATCCTCGAAGCGGATCTGCGCAATGCCCTTGAGAGGGAAGAACTGCTGCTCCATTACCAGCCCCAGATCGAACTGCAAAGCGGCACGTTGGTGGGGATGGAAGCCTTGATCCGCTGGCGCCGAGGGAAGGGGGACCTGGTGCCTCCCTATAGTTTTATCCCCATGGCCGAAGACACGGGCCTTATCGTCCCGATCGGGGAGTGGGTGCTGCGCACCGCCTGCCGGCAGAACAAGCTCTGGCAGGATCGCGGATGCGCCCGTGTGCCTGTTTCGGTGAATATTTCAGCGCGCCAGTTCCGTCAGCGCGACCTGGTCGATATGGTCAAAAAGGCGCTGGAAGATTCGGCTCTCGAACCCCGATACCTGCATCTGGAGATTACTGAAAGCATGATCATGGCCGACATCAACGCCTCCATTGCGATCCTGCAGGAACTGGCGGAAATGGGAGTCCATTGCTCCATCGATGACTTCGGCACAGGATATTCGTCTCTGAGCTATCTCAAGCGATTCCCCATTTCGGCCCTGAAAATTGACCAATCCTTCATTCGAGACGTCACCGTTGACGCCAACGACGCCTCCATCGCCATTTCCATAATCGGTCTGGCGCGCGGTATGAACCTCAATGTCGTAGCCGAGGGGGTGGAGACAGAAGAACAGTTTGATTTCCTGAAAAAGCACGGCTGTCCCCAGGGGCAGGGCTACCTGTTTGGTCGTCCGGTTCCTCCGGAGGAGATTGAGCCGTGTCTGTGTGGGGTGAGGTCTGAGGTGTGA
- a CDS encoding Hsp20/alpha crystallin family protein — translation MAKKESRDVPVVESKKSLIPFDDMERWFEDFFRRPMDMERWFEDAFRRPFLPPGFRHRLRAELTEISPSVDIYEEGDSVIVKAEVPGMEKEHLDIRLTGDTLTISGEKKTEEKVEKKDFYRIERSSGSFSRSLRLPAEVQTDKAKASFKNGVLEIILPKTAQAKEKVKKITIE, via the coding sequence ATGGCCAAAAAAGAATCAAGGGACGTCCCGGTCGTCGAATCGAAAAAATCACTTATTCCCTTCGATGACATGGAGCGCTGGTTCGAAGATTTTTTCCGTCGTCCCATGGACATGGAAAGGTGGTTTGAAGACGCCTTCCGTCGGCCCTTTTTACCTCCCGGCTTCCGTCACCGCCTGCGCGCCGAGCTCACCGAGATCTCCCCTTCGGTGGACATTTATGAGGAAGGGGACAGCGTGATCGTCAAGGCCGAAGTTCCCGGCATGGAAAAAGAGCACCTCGACATTCGGCTGACGGGGGACACCCTGACCATCAGTGGCGAGAAAAAGACCGAAGAGAAGGTGGAAAAGAAAGATTTCTACCGCATCGAACGCTCCAGCGGCTCTTTTTCCCGCTCGCTGCGCCTGCCGGCCGAAGTGCAGACAGACAAGGCCAAAGCCAGCTTCAAAAACGGCGTCCTCGAAATAATCCTGCCCAAAACCGCTCAGGCCAAGGAAAAAGTCAAGAAGATCACCATCGAGTAG
- a CDS encoding methyl-accepting chemotaxis protein, which yields MKNIKVAQKIFGLSLAIILIFTMVIGWVYLRARANLYEAKRVEVLHAVETAWGVVDHYAKEAAALNMSMEGAQEAAMEAIRHTRFDETNYFWINDLSPRMVMHPISPELNGKDLSGNKDPNGKALFVEMAQVAKEKGGGFVEYEWNKPGSEHPVPKISAVKLIPEWNWVIGAGLYLDDIEAELFAILWRVAVVVAAIILLALALVIFVARGISRPLGRAVHMIEEMEKGHLDTRLNLSQTDEIGRMAQAMDAFADSLQHEVVASLQQLASGDLTFQVTPRDDQDVVRNALAQVARDLNSILGQVQVAGEQIASGSAQVSDSSQSLSQGATESASSLEEITSSLTEMGSQTSLNAENASQANQLAAHARGAAEKGNAHMQAMVTAMGEINESGQNISKIIKVIDEIAFQTNLLALNAAVEAARAGQHGKGFAVVAEEVRNLAARSAKAAKETADLIEGSVKKAENGADIADKTAGALSEIVTGITKVTDLVAEIAAASNEQAQGLSQINQGLSQIDTVTQQNTASAEESAAAAEELSSQAEQLRQMLSRFMLAGKQSRFAPVEAPSTPAFLGYDKPSPPVKKTPPRSQAARPEPKAVIALDDAEFGRY from the coding sequence ATGAAAAACATCAAAGTTGCACAGAAAATTTTCGGACTGAGCCTGGCTATCATCCTCATTTTTACGATGGTCATCGGCTGGGTATATCTGCGGGCCAGGGCCAACCTCTATGAGGCCAAGCGGGTGGAAGTCCTCCATGCCGTGGAAACGGCCTGGGGCGTGGTCGATCATTATGCCAAAGAGGCCGCCGCCCTCAACATGTCGATGGAAGGCGCCCAGGAAGCGGCCATGGAGGCCATACGCCATACCCGCTTCGATGAAACAAACTATTTCTGGATCAATGACCTGTCGCCGCGCATGGTCATGCACCCCATCTCCCCTGAACTCAACGGCAAGGATCTCTCCGGCAACAAAGATCCCAACGGCAAGGCGCTCTTCGTAGAAATGGCCCAGGTGGCAAAGGAAAAAGGCGGCGGCTTTGTCGAGTACGAGTGGAACAAACCCGGGTCCGAACACCCCGTGCCGAAAATATCCGCCGTCAAGCTCATTCCCGAGTGGAACTGGGTGATTGGCGCCGGCCTTTATCTCGACGATATCGAAGCCGAGCTTTTTGCCATTCTCTGGCGCGTGGCGGTGGTGGTGGCGGCCATTATTCTGCTGGCGCTGGCTTTGGTCATCTTTGTGGCCCGCGGTATATCGCGCCCCTTGGGCCGGGCCGTACACATGATAGAAGAGATGGAGAAGGGGCATCTGGATACTCGCCTCAATCTCTCCCAGACGGACGAGATCGGGCGTATGGCGCAGGCCATGGATGCCTTCGCCGACAGTCTGCAGCATGAGGTCGTCGCTTCTCTGCAGCAGCTGGCCTCTGGCGATCTGACCTTCCAGGTCACTCCCCGTGACGATCAGGACGTGGTCCGTAACGCCCTGGCCCAGGTGGCTCGCGATCTCAATAGTATTCTGGGGCAGGTGCAGGTGGCGGGCGAGCAGATTGCCTCAGGCAGCGCCCAGGTCTCTGACTCGAGTCAGTCCCTCTCGCAGGGGGCGACCGAATCGGCCAGCAGTCTCGAAGAGATCACCAGCTCTCTTACCGAGATGGGCAGCCAGACCAGCCTGAATGCCGAAAATGCTTCCCAGGCCAACCAGTTGGCCGCTCACGCGCGGGGTGCCGCCGAAAAGGGCAACGCTCACATGCAGGCGATGGTTACCGCCATGGGCGAGATCAACGAATCGGGCCAGAATATCAGCAAGATCATCAAGGTGATCGACGAGATCGCTTTCCAGACCAACCTGCTCGCCCTCAATGCCGCCGTCGAAGCGGCCCGGGCCGGGCAGCACGGCAAGGGCTTCGCTGTGGTTGCCGAGGAGGTTCGCAATCTGGCCGCCCGCAGCGCCAAGGCGGCCAAGGAAACGGCCGATCTGATCGAAGGTTCCGTCAAGAAAGCGGAAAACGGGGCGGATATCGCCGACAAGACCGCCGGTGCCCTGTCGGAAATCGTCACTGGTATCACCAAGGTGACGGACCTGGTGGCGGAAATTGCCGCGGCGAGCAATGAGCAGGCCCAGGGCCTCAGCCAGATCAATCAGGGCCTCAGCCAGATCGACACGGTGACCCAGCAGAACACGGCAAGCGCCGAAGAGAGCGCTGCCGCCGCCGAGGAGCTTTCCAGCCAGGCGGAACAGCTGCGTCAGATGCTGTCGCGCTTTATGCTGGCCGGCAAACAGTCCCGTTTTGCCCCCGTCGAGGCGCCTTCGACTCCGGCATTTTTGGGCTATGACAAACCGAGTCCGCCAGTCAAAAAGACGCCTCCTCGCTCGCAGGCCGCCAGACCTGAGCCCAAGGCTGTGATTGCTTTGGACGATGCCGAATTCGGCCGTTATTGA
- a CDS encoding sigma-54 dependent transcriptional regulator encodes MTDPLYPQHPILLVDDERSWLESFAFTLEYSGKINNVLLCQDSREVMDILGRQQISAVVLDLTMPHRGGEELLAEITADFPQLPVLILSGLNQLETAVRCIKAGAFDYFVKTTEAERLVAGVKRALAQREMQDELERLRERMLHGGVDSPEAFAEIQTRSPKMRTLFSYLEAVSASREPILIRGESGVGKELFARAAHRLACPDGPWVAVNVAGLDDQVFADTLFGHVRGAFTGADQPRRGMVEQAAGGMLFLDEIGDLSLSSQIKLLRFLQEGEYYPLGSDRPRRVQTRLICATNQDLARRQAEGSFRKDLYYRLCAHQLEIPPLRQRQEDIRLLLEHFLAEAAAALGKSRPTPPEQLALLLSTYAFPGNVRELRAMVYDALSLHAGGVLSMAAFKRAMSPRDEAAQTAMAPAEKTAPDGVRVQFFDPLPTLEQVGDILVDEALTRAGGNQTIAARLLGISQPALSKRLKKRTGFQNTPSKAL; translated from the coding sequence ATGACGGACCCTCTGTATCCGCAACATCCCATTCTTCTCGTGGATGACGAGAGATCCTGGCTGGAAAGCTTTGCCTTCACTCTGGAATATTCCGGCAAAATCAACAATGTCCTCCTCTGTCAGGACAGTCGTGAGGTGATGGATATTCTAGGCCGGCAGCAGATCAGTGCCGTGGTGCTCGATCTGACCATGCCCCACCGGGGCGGAGAAGAGCTGCTGGCCGAGATCACCGCCGATTTTCCGCAGCTGCCGGTGCTGATTCTCAGCGGACTCAACCAGCTTGAAACCGCGGTGCGCTGCATCAAGGCCGGGGCCTTTGACTATTTTGTCAAGACGACCGAGGCTGAACGTCTGGTCGCCGGTGTCAAGCGAGCTCTGGCCCAGCGGGAAATGCAGGATGAACTCGAACGCCTGCGGGAGAGGATGCTGCACGGTGGCGTCGACTCCCCCGAGGCCTTTGCTGAGATTCAGACCCGCAGCCCGAAAATGCGCACGCTCTTCTCCTATCTGGAGGCGGTGTCGGCCAGTCGCGAACCGATTCTTATTCGCGGAGAAAGCGGTGTTGGCAAAGAGCTCTTCGCCAGAGCCGCTCATCGTCTGGCCTGCCCTGACGGACCCTGGGTTGCCGTCAATGTCGCCGGGCTCGATGATCAGGTCTTTGCCGATACCCTCTTTGGCCATGTGCGGGGAGCTTTTACCGGGGCCGATCAGCCTCGCCGCGGCATGGTCGAGCAGGCGGCGGGAGGTATGCTTTTCCTCGACGAAATTGGTGATCTCAGTCTGTCCTCTCAGATCAAACTCCTGCGTTTTTTACAGGAAGGGGAGTATTATCCCCTGGGCTCGGACCGTCCCCGTCGCGTACAGACCCGACTCATCTGCGCCACCAACCAGGACCTGGCGCGGCGCCAGGCCGAAGGATCTTTTCGCAAGGATCTTTATTATCGCCTCTGCGCGCACCAATTGGAGATTCCTCCCCTGCGCCAGCGCCAGGAGGATATTCGCCTCCTGCTGGAACACTTTCTGGCCGAAGCCGCCGCCGCTCTCGGCAAGAGCCGTCCCACCCCGCCCGAGCAGCTCGCCCTGCTTCTCTCCACCTATGCTTTTCCCGGCAATGTGCGTGAACTGCGGGCCATGGTCTATGACGCCCTGAGCCTTCATGCAGGCGGGGTCCTTTCCATGGCAGCCTTCAAAAGGGCCATGTCCCCTCGGGACGAGGCTGCGCAGACGGCCATGGCTCCGGCAGAAAAGACAGCTCCGGATGGGGTCAGGGTGCAGTTTTTTGACCCCCTCCCCACTCTCGAGCAGGTTGGCGACATCCTGGTAGACGAAGCCCTGACCAGGGCCGGGGGCAACCAGACCATCGCGGCGCGTCTGCTCGGCATCTCCCAGCCGGCACTGAGTAAACGACTCAAGAAGAGAACTGGTTTTCAGAATACCCCCTCTAAAGCCCTATAA
- a CDS encoding ATP-binding protein, with product MRHRSPFNRKTLKPAAGGQRRIGLNAALSREIARRKRTEDELRAYEELSRQRDLEFRTLIHAIPDRITLLTADLRIGWSNKDTDLEYSRPCGNPSSPTCYGRWHGRGEPCEECPVLRCLVSGQTEDQLIKVPDGRYWGVKAFPMRDEAGEIAHIIHVTSDVTEKVRMRQETERSGRLASLGQLAAGVAHEVNNPNALTLHNVPILQEAWDDMQRILDEVQTEKGDFTLGRLPYSRLRSQIPRMYEQILEGSRRIRGIVEDLKDFVRQGDLSVLEPVDLNAVVQFAVRLADNTIKVSTDHFSISYTEPLPTFMGASQRIEQVVVNLIMNACQALPDRDRAVRVETCYDRSRHRIILRVADEGSGIEEKNLAHILEPFFTTKRQQGGTGLGLSIVARILREHDGELTFDSTPGQGTVVTIAFPVAKESPR from the coding sequence ATGCGCCATCGAAGTCCCTTCAATCGTAAGACGTTGAAACCCGCCGCGGGCGGCCAACGCAGAATCGGTCTTAATGCGGCTCTCAGCCGTGAGATCGCCCGGCGTAAAAGGACCGAGGATGAGCTGCGGGCCTACGAAGAACTGTCCCGGCAGCGGGATCTCGAATTTCGGACCCTGATACATGCCATCCCTGACCGTATTACTCTGTTAACGGCTGATCTGCGCATTGGCTGGAGCAACAAGGATACAGACCTGGAATACAGTCGTCCCTGCGGCAACCCGTCGAGTCCGACCTGCTATGGAAGATGGCATGGGCGAGGGGAGCCCTGTGAGGAGTGCCCGGTTCTGCGCTGTCTTGTCTCCGGCCAGACCGAAGACCAGTTGATCAAGGTGCCTGATGGACGCTATTGGGGCGTCAAAGCTTTTCCCATGCGGGACGAAGCCGGCGAGATTGCCCATATCATTCATGTCACCAGCGACGTGACGGAAAAAGTCCGTATGCGCCAGGAAACCGAACGTTCGGGGCGGCTGGCCTCCCTCGGTCAGCTGGCCGCCGGGGTCGCCCATGAAGTCAACAACCCCAACGCCCTTACCCTGCACAATGTGCCCATACTGCAGGAGGCCTGGGATGATATGCAGCGTATCCTTGACGAAGTACAGACGGAAAAAGGAGATTTTACGCTGGGTCGGCTACCCTACTCTCGCCTGCGAAGTCAGATCCCCCGCATGTATGAGCAGATTCTGGAGGGCAGCCGCCGTATCCGCGGCATCGTCGAAGACCTTAAGGATTTTGTCCGCCAGGGCGATCTCAGCGTGCTTGAACCTGTCGATCTTAACGCGGTCGTACAGTTTGCCGTGCGCCTGGCAGACAATACCATCAAGGTGTCGACCGATCATTTCTCCATCAGCTACACGGAACCTCTCCCCACCTTCATGGGTGCTTCCCAGCGCATCGAACAGGTCGTGGTCAACCTCATCATGAATGCCTGCCAGGCGTTGCCCGATCGTGACCGGGCCGTACGGGTGGAAACCTGTTATGACCGCAGCCGGCACCGGATCATCCTGCGTGTCGCTGATGAGGGCAGCGGCATCGAAGAGAAGAATCTTGCTCACATTCTGGAACCTTTTTTCACCACCAAGCGCCAACAGGGGGGGACCGGCCTGGGGCTTTCCATCGTAGCCCGCATCCTCAGAGAACACGACGGGGAGCTGACCTTCGATTCGACGCCCGGGCAAGGTACAGTGGTCACCATCGCCTTCCCCGTCGCCAAGGAGTCGCCGCGATGA
- a CDS encoding EAL domain-containing protein — MAKKSAETRANIIDLTEGPLKGTEQLMEDFFSLRAREKALSTYVRSKTNQLLEVIGTLPLRAEELDDETLVQVDPIGIVAESFTQVLAHLQETNETLALAHDEIQAIFDSAGAAILVVDNGMRLQAYNRKSQELFFPDSGEMIGRNLRELMCPVETHPQKCVFDRVMAEKQVIEQADFVSRGRNYHVIATPLKDQQGEIAQVILVCTDITERRRNEQALREAETRLKTILNSVQAGIMVIDPHTKQIELVNEAAASLVGERAENMIGKVCHDFICPALRGRCPVDGGRTIDNSEQVLVTSCGKHSPVLKTVTRVDIGGREMFLESFIDISARKEAEERLQKSEERYRSLYATMHEGMALKELVYDEAGKAIDYRFLDVNPAFERILGLPRDRVLGRLGSQIYPPDAKNGPLLLDAFVEVVASGRPAHLETIYEPSDKILALSAICPSPGQVAIIFDDITERKKAQNQIERLAYYDMLTGLPNRVLLRDRLGQMIAKAGRNRLKLGLIFLDLDQFKAVNDTLGHDSGDHLLRVIAGRLNDCMRKSDTVARLGGDEFILLLDEINNEAVVADVAHKVLDILSQPISLGGREVFTTGSLGIALYPVDGLDAETLLKNADTAMYQAKERGRNNFQFYASEMHEQALEKMLLANDLRRALERNEFFLLYQPQLCLKTGKMTGIEALLRWQHPDLGVISPGQFIPMAEETGLILPIGRWVIETACRQNKAWQEAGFFPLRVAVNLSGKQFREGGLLESIKDVLRETGLPASCLELELTESILMENAGATRHTLKTLKEMGVQLAIDDFGTGYSSLNYLKHFPIDRLKIDKSFVREIDVHPDDAAIAEAIIALAHSLRVKVVAEGVEQRSQLDFLRERQCDEIQGFYFSHPLAAEELESVLMRATHPEAFCFYSGQ; from the coding sequence ATGGCAAAAAAATCCGCAGAAACCCGAGCCAACATCATCGACCTGACCGAAGGGCCGCTGAAGGGTACAGAACAGCTGATGGAAGACTTTTTCTCGCTGCGGGCGCGGGAAAAAGCCCTGAGCACCTATGTGCGCAGCAAGACCAATCAGTTGTTGGAAGTCATCGGCACTCTGCCGTTGCGGGCGGAGGAACTGGACGACGAAACTCTGGTGCAGGTCGACCCTATCGGCATCGTGGCCGAATCGTTCACGCAAGTTCTGGCACACCTGCAAGAAACCAACGAGACGCTGGCCCTGGCCCACGACGAGATCCAGGCCATTTTCGATTCCGCCGGCGCCGCTATCCTGGTGGTTGACAACGGGATGCGGTTGCAGGCCTACAATCGCAAGAGCCAGGAGCTCTTTTTTCCCGACAGCGGGGAGATGATCGGACGCAATCTGCGTGAGTTGATGTGCCCTGTCGAGACCCACCCGCAGAAATGCGTTTTCGACCGCGTGATGGCGGAAAAGCAGGTGATCGAGCAGGCCGATTTTGTCTCCCGCGGCAGAAATTACCATGTCATTGCCACCCCCCTTAAAGACCAGCAGGGCGAAATCGCCCAGGTCATACTCGTCTGTACGGATATCACCGAACGCCGACGCAATGAACAGGCGCTACGTGAAGCCGAAACCCGGCTGAAGACCATTCTCAACAGCGTCCAGGCGGGGATCATGGTTATCGACCCCCACACCAAGCAGATTGAACTGGTCAATGAGGCGGCGGCCAGCCTGGTGGGAGAGCGGGCCGAGAACATGATCGGCAAGGTCTGTCATGACTTCATCTGCCCGGCCCTGCGCGGGCGCTGTCCCGTGGATGGCGGCAGGACCATAGACAACTCGGAACAGGTTCTGGTGACTTCCTGCGGCAAGCACTCACCAGTGCTTAAAACCGTCACCCGGGTAGATATCGGCGGGCGCGAGATGTTCCTGGAGAGCTTTATCGATATCTCGGCTCGGAAAGAAGCCGAAGAACGCCTGCAGAAGAGCGAAGAACGCTATCGCTCCCTCTATGCCACCATGCATGAAGGCATGGCCTTGAAAGAGCTCGTTTATGATGAGGCCGGCAAGGCGATAGACTATCGTTTTCTGGACGTTAATCCGGCCTTTGAGCGCATTCTCGGTCTGCCTCGCGACCGGGTGCTGGGAAGACTGGGCTCCCAGATCTATCCTCCTGACGCCAAGAACGGACCGCTGCTGCTGGATGCCTTTGTCGAGGTGGTGGCAAGTGGCCGACCGGCACACCTCGAAACAATTTACGAGCCTTCCGACAAAATACTGGCTCTTTCCGCCATCTGTCCCTCGCCGGGTCAGGTTGCTATCATTTTCGACGACATTACCGAGCGCAAAAAGGCGCAGAACCAGATCGAGCGGTTGGCCTATTACGATATGCTCACGGGCCTGCCCAACCGTGTTCTGTTACGGGACCGCCTTGGCCAGATGATCGCCAAGGCGGGGCGAAACAGATTAAAACTGGGGTTAATCTTTCTCGACCTCGACCAGTTCAAAGCGGTCAATGACACCCTCGGCCATGATTCGGGCGATCACCTCTTGCGGGTGATTGCCGGCCGCTTGAACGATTGTATGCGCAAGAGCGACACCGTGGCACGCCTGGGTGGCGATGAGTTTATTCTGCTGCTGGATGAAATAAACAACGAAGCCGTCGTCGCCGATGTCGCGCACAAGGTCCTCGATATCCTTTCCCAGCCCATATCGCTGGGAGGGCGGGAGGTCTTCACCACGGGCAGCCTTGGCATTGCCCTCTATCCGGTCGATGGGCTGGATGCGGAAACCTTGCTGAAAAATGCCGATACGGCCATGTATCAGGCCAAGGAACGGGGTCGCAACAACTTTCAGTTTTACGCCTCGGAGATGCATGAACAGGCCCTGGAAAAAATGCTGCTGGCCAACGATCTGCGTCGGGCCCTGGAGCGCAATGAGTTTTTTCTCCTGTATCAGCCCCAGCTGTGCCTGAAAACCGGGAAAATGACGGGGATCGAAGCCCTCCTGCGCTGGCAGCACCCCGATCTGGGAGTGATCTCCCCGGGTCAGTTCATTCCCATGGCCGAAGAGACCGGTCTGATCCTTCCCATTGGACGCTGGGTCATTGAAACGGCCTGTCGGCAGAACAAGGCCTGGCAGGAGGCGGGTTTTTTCCCTCTACGCGTGGCGGTGAATCTTTCCGGCAAACAATTCAGGGAAGGCGGGCTGCTGGAAAGCATCAAGGATGTACTGCGAGAAACCGGTCTGCCTGCCTCTTGTCTCGAACTGGAGTTGACGGAAAGCATCCTCATGGAGAACGCCGGCGCCACCCGGCATACCCTGAAAACTCTCAAAGAGATGGGTGTGCAGCTGGCCATCGACGATTTTGGCACCGGTTACTCGTCCCTTAATTATCTCAAGCACTTTCCCATCGATCGTCTGAAAATCGACAAATCCTTTGTGCGGGAGATCGATGTTCATCCCGACGATGCCGCCATCGCCGAAGCGATCATCGCCCTCGCCCACAGCCTGCGTGTCAAAGTGGTGGCCGAAGGCGTGGAACAGCGATCCCAGCTCGACTTTCTCAGAGAACGTCAATGCGATGAAATTCAAGGGTTCTATTTCAGTCATCCTCTTGCGGCCGAAGAACTGGAATCGGTTCTTATGAGGGCCACCCATCCTGAAGCCTTCTGTTTTTATTCCGGCCAATAG